A section of the Virgibacillus sp. NKC19-3 genome encodes:
- a CDS encoding DUF2768 domain-containing protein produces MSLSMLKMYISFAGMIFLILAVGLILLSRYKLKGVLAGIVSVIAYLFLIVGALIIFYIVFSGPTN; encoded by the coding sequence ATGTCGTTATCAATGCTAAAAATGTACATATCATTTGCGGGCATGATTTTTTTAATTTTAGCCGTTGGCCTTATTCTACTTAGTAGGTACAAGCTTAAAGGGGTGTTGGCCGGAATTGTATCAGTGATTGCATACTTATTCTTAATCGTAGGCGCGTTAATCATTTTTTATATTGTTTTTAGTGGTCCGACAAACTAG